The sequence below is a genomic window from Lolium perenne isolate Kyuss_39 chromosome 7, Kyuss_2.0, whole genome shotgun sequence.
CCCTGCAGGCAGAAGCCGGCGAGCAAGGGCCGCCAGTGCATCGCCACCGCTCCTCTTCTAGCCACCATGGTAAGGAAGAAGAAGTTGCAGGCTAGCAACCACCAGCCGCACGCCACATCGACGGAGAGGACAGGATCCTCCATCTCGATCCAAAATCAGCACGCCACACTTCTGCTCCTCCcgccaccaaggccggccaggAGAGAAACATCAACGTACTTTGCAGCTCCAAGAAGGATCCCCAactcgcctccacggccggcctGGGGAGCTTCGTCTTCAGTGCCGACAAGTGATGGAGAAGAACCTGCCTCCGCGGACTTCTTTAAGAAGACGACGTCGCTTGCCGCCTCACCTCCCTCCGACCACCGGAGCAGAGAAAGCGCCAGCAGCAACCCTAGCCTGGCCAGGATCCGGCGGCGAGGATCCAGACCACCGCCTCCTCTACGGGGCATCCGTCCAAAACGGCGGAAAACAGCCACAAACGAATAGAAACCTAGAGATCTACACCTAGACTACACCGGCAACCAACCTAGACCAACTCCAGCCAGCTATTCCGGCGGAGTGGCCGTCGACGGCCTGGTCAAAGGAGGGGGAAAGACAAGGTTACTGTGGAGACTTGAGAGCTAGGGAGGGGGAAAAGAGACCTTTTTTTTGGTCCAACCGTGGTTAGGGAGTTGCACGTCGCATTTTAGGATCAATTATATATTCGCAGCTAAGGGATTGATCCTACGTGCAAAACTTAGAGCTTGGACAAGCAAGTTGCTAATTTATcgatactagttgaatgcccgtgcgttgctacggatatATAAATTTATTGAACATGGTTTTATTTAACCACCTTTCACCTTATCTCTCCCTTTTTACTCCAGCAAGATTGTCTTCCTTCTCTACCCGATTTGCGATGGCATGTATGTTGTAGTTTGATTTAAAAAACAAATTATGCAAACAAGTCACATGACACATCTATTTCCACTCAAATCAAGCAGCTACAACAATATGGATGCATGGAATACTTAGTTTGCTCACTAAGCTCCATATAATTGCAATGATTATGATGATCTAACATGGAAACTAAATCATTATACGGTCGACAATGGGTTAATATTTAATGAAATACCCAAAACAATCAGATATGGCAAGATCATATCAAGTTTTCCTAAAAAAATCATATCAAGTCAGCCTCAAGAACCTGAGAAAAAACAACTTCACGAATTCACCTCAGTGAAAACTGTAAAAATAAATTTGAGCCGACAAGCCTCATCGATTGTCATTAAAGAAACCATAAAATAAAGCTCTTGCAAACGGAAAGAAACAAAAATAAGTGTACAAGTTATTAGAGCCTaggaaagcaaaaaaaaaaaaaacccggtTCATTCATCGGTATATCTAAAGCATTACCAAACTTTTTCTGAAACTTGACTTCATCCTGATCAGTCCAAGGTCTTTCCATCTAGTGACCATCCATGTCTTCATGTGCATGCCTCCCTAATCACCTTCTTGAGCATGATGACCCCCCTCTCAAGTCTTTTTTTGGTTTTCCTCCTTCTACATTCTGAAGATATGTCTAGAATACTACTCAAGCATGATGAAATCATTATCTTTAGAAAAATTCCCCTGCTATGGAAATTTCATTAGCTTTAGATAAAAACAGCAGCAACTTCAGCACACTGGGAATACCAGCTTCGTTGCAAATATCGAACCTCTAAATTTTACAATCCATATAATTCACTTGTAGAACAAAACTTTGACATCAAACTATAAATGCTCCAACCATAACCAAAACTTGAAGGGAGCTATCCAATATTACTGGATTACTATCCAGATCATTGTGATCATGTGCTGAGATGGGGACCAAGAGAAATGCAACATGTAAGACGTGGCAACATAACGAATTGAACATGAACATGTTGATGGGAAGCTTGCGATGTTCCAGACAAGATGCGGATAGATGACAGTATGGCAAGGTGGGGGAATCAACAACTATTATTCCAGGAGCCTTTAGTTTGCACGATTTCCTCTAAGCTCATAAGATATAGGTCAGGTCTATTTCTACTTCTGATAATATGAAGAATTAACCATAGTTTTGCGTGACCGGTAACTTAGGAAATTAGATGATCATTTTGTGTGGATACAGTTAAAACGGACGTAGAGTGCTACGGTAAGAGGTTTTTTTACCATCAAACCAAATCTCATTGTGTTGTAATCTGCACCATGATTCCAATAAGTACAAAATCTACACCCACGGTTTCAGTATGAACATGCCCTGTATTGGGTTGAACCGTTGCTGGCCTGCAGAGCAAGAAGTCTGCGGAGAAATCAAAAAATCCAGTTAGAACATTTGCTTACCAGTATATAAAAAGAGCATAGTGCAAGATCAGCAGCGGAAGGACATTCATTTTCTAGCAGCACGACCAAACCAGTTGAGATTTGTTCCTaccaagcaaaagaaaagaacaaaTGAATGATGATATGCCAAAGCATACTCTATTCCTCCAATACTACTCTGCAAAGTTGCAAGGCAATACAAATGCCAGAAATGAGGCATCATTTGAATCTAAGCTAATGGATAAACTATACCAGGTCCAATTTTGCACTATGTTAATTCTAACCTACATAATGCAATGGCAAGGTTGAGGTTCATCAAGCACTTATACATGACATAAATATAACACATATCTGAATTCAAATTAGCATTTATCCACACAATTCTATCCTTAAGTTTTAGCATGATGTATATTTGACATTATATTTTTAATAAAAGGACAATGTAAACCAGACCACCTAGCACACCAATTATCAACAAAAGAAATGTGAGATAAAAGAACTGATCATAACAGGCCTGGCTGCGCACATGGTGAGTGAAAATCAAATGCAAAATTACCGAGAAACAGGAATGTGATGTCATCCATATCCTATATGGAGAAAAGATTTCCGTTGGCTGTTTAAATTACAGGAGAGAACCTATGTGCATATAAACACTCTGCACCTCTGCCTGCACTTGGCAACAAATTACACTATTAATTAGATTGCTATGCCTTGGAGATAAATATGTAGGCAGTTTCGAGAACATATCTACTGATACCGGCTTCTAGCTGATAAAATGTACACGTTAAACCTAGGCCGTTCGATCTTCACAGGATTTAAAGGCAAGGACAGGAGAACTCCTATATATTGTGCGTTTAGCCCCTTGAAAGCTTCTATTTGTTGCAAAATAACCTCATGTCGGCTATCTAATTTTTGAATGCTCATCCTCACATGTCTCTCCCGGTTGAGTTCTAGTGCTCGCACCACATCTGGTCTTCAGTAACCAGCTAATCCATAACAATTTTATAGCAAAGCTCGCGGACTCGTGGCAGTAGCATTACTATTAACCTGGTACAGGTAAAATACCTCATACTTGTGGCAGTGGGAGTTCGATCTTCATGGAAGTTAATTCTTGCAAATGTTTCAGATCCGCAGCTTGTACTTTGACCACATGCAGGTTCTTAATGTAGTGAACCAACTTATAAGGTTTGAAGCTGACGAAACATGATATGGAGTTCAACAATCGACCCCGGTTTCTGCAGTGCAGATCCAGCGGGCGGGACACTTGGTAGCTGTTGGCGGCAGCGGAACAAGGTGCAGCTTCGGTCGCATCTGTGCTCTCCTAGTCATAACCATAGGTGCTTCTAGAAGGCTAAATCTGGCCTGGACCTCCATTCCCTTTAAAGGATTCTCTTCTCCAAGCCAGGTGAACATAtaaaaaaggaagaagaacataatTGTTCGTGCAATGAGGATAAGTTCAAGGTATTTTCTGCCTTTCACCATTTGGGGAACCGAGCCTAAGAAGTCAGAAGCAGTAAGAAAAGCTGGCAAATAAGGAACAACAAACGTCAAATACTAATGATAATGTTCAACGAGATGGTGCCTACAATATATCTTAAAGAACGTTCTTTCGCTTACTGAAAACATTGCTGAagtatcatcatcatcttcatcagttAGAGTCAATGCATGCCTCAATAATAGGAGAGCCATTAACTGCACATACAGGAAACGTGAATACGTAAGGAATAAGCATTTTTGTTACATGTTCAATTAATGTAAATACGTATGTAGTGTAGGAACTCACCAGAAGAGCAGCAGAACGGCAAAAGGCAGCAGTGCTGGCGTTGGTAGCTGAATAATCATCATACTCAGCTTCCATAATGTGGTTTTGTGCTACTACAAGGATCCTAGGATCACGCAAGTCAAATGTTGTACCAGTAATGGTCCAGCCACCACTGCAAATCCCAATAAAAGGAGGTAAACAACAATGGATACTATAAGCATGACATCAGAAATACAGAGCAAAGAACTTATGAAGTAGAGTCGAGTTCCATGTCTGGAATGAAACAAATTCAATGGTAGTTTCATCAGGATGGGGTCTTGGAGGTGCAGTGTAGCCATGCTCATACAGCTGCATGAAGGTAATTTCCAACAATATTCAAGATCATATCTAGGTGTAGGGGAATATTTTATAAATCATCTAGGTCCTATCAGCTACGTACAACATTGAACAGTGCAGCGGTATTACCGGATATGTTCGCATGCAGTTTCTTAAACAACTTTGCGCAGAAA
It includes:
- the LOC127313500 gene encoding uncharacterized protein, with protein sequence MGYSTMSLMLLGCGRHQVQGAVGFSADGDGLPPQRTRPTDILAGSLPALSDGGWTITGTTFDLRDPRILVVAQNHIMEAEYDDYSATNASTAAFCRSAALLLMALLLLRHALTLTDEDDDDTSAMFSLFLLLLTS